The window CAGTTGTTATGGATCCTCGTTTCAAGATGAAGCTTGTTGAGTTTAGTTTCACTAAAATCTATGGCGAGGATGCCCATGAATATGTTAAGATTGTTGATGATGGAATTCATGAGCTGTTTCACGAGTATGTGACCCTTCCCCTGCCACTAACCCCGGCTTATGCAGAAGAAGGAAATCCTGGAAATCACCCGAAGACAGGGGGATCTCCAGGAGGAACTATGATGTCGGATAATGGACTAACAGACTTTGATGTCTACATCATGGAAACGTCCAACCATCAAATGAAGTCTGAACTGGACCAGTATCTGGAAGAATCGCTGTTGCCACGTGTTCCAGACTTTGATGTATTGGGTTGGTGGAAGCTAAACAAACTCAAGTACCCTACTCTTTCCAAGATGGCTCGGGATATACTGTCTGTTCCGGTTTCAAGTCTTCCTCCTGAATCTGTCTTTGATACAAAAGTCAAAGAGATGGATCAGTATAGAAGTTCCTTGCGGCCAGAGACAGTGGAGGCCCTTGTATGTGCGAAAGACTGGATGCAGTATGGAGCAGCCGAAGCTTCCAATGCGCTCGTGAAGATGGAGTTCTAGATTTTATTCATGTTACTTCTTTTAGGTGGTTGTACTCGTTATGTTGGTAGGTTCTTGTATTTTACTTGTAGTTCCCAGTTCTCTGTTAGGCTACTTTCGTGACATTTGATGTGTAGATTTGGACCTGAATGTCTAAATtctagtttacttttcttgatTAGATGCTAGAAAAGATCCCCTCCTTAAGGTGATACGTTGATGTAATGATTTATGTCCTCAATATTCGATCACCAGGATAAATTCAGGAGCATTTGGAATAATTTTGATGCATGTCGCTTATAGACTATAGTTAGAATTCTGTTCCTACCGTATTGGATATTTGCTGCATGTAGAATATGCcgctgtttattttttatttatttttttctgaaacATGTGTCAGTGTTCGTCTGaatagttattaaaatttaaaaaagatggCTTAAAAATTGTGACCATATAGGCTGATATAATGGGATACTATTAGAGAATTGGTGACCTGTATTGGTGAACCAGGTCACCAGGTAACATTTGGATCAAGATAATGTTTTTGTgtgtatgatttttgttttgcattaaCAATTAAAAGAAGTAACATCTTTTGCATCTGACGACtaacatttgttttatttaaatatttatgcagaaaataaatgttttttctaattaattaaaacactaCATAGTTACAGAccccaaagaaaaaataaagctaaataataattttgacttAATGACTTTTTTGAATTAGGTCTAATTTACAtagggtaaaatatgtttttaatcttttaagtcctaataaattagtaaattgtGTTTGTTAGTTGATAAAAAAtagggtaaaatatgtttttaatcttttaagtcctaataaattagtaaattgtGTTTgttagttgataaaaaaaaaatcattgcattgagtgtataataaaataataattttatttttagtccttaataatttaataaatttgtgtttatttcataataaaaaaattcatttgttattagtttcTTTAAAAAAGACTAATAACAAATGGAGAGTGCaaatataaaattcactaatttattatggattaaaaaagtaataaaaactaaaaataaaattattattttattagagactcaatgtaaaaaagagaaaaattatcagaaaaaaaaattaaagtatttattagatattaaaacatatttttgtcatttagataaatttattaacgggcatttataacaaaagaaaagagaataagaagataaattgatttttttttataggttaaaattaactttcaaactttatattttttaagtatttttatttaactgcTTCAAAAgttgaatatataatttgattttatttataaaaatgcaaTTAATGGTATCATTTTTGAAGTTTGTTCAAATCAGTGCAGAATTTGGTGTGTGGAAGGTCGTTAGGCGCAGGGCATCTGGTGTGCAGTGCTCTCTGTCATATGGAAGTTCCGGAATGAAAGTTGCTGCTGTGCGTGAAATAAAATTCATGGCTTCAATTACTCATTTGTACATCTTCTCACGTGGTGGCATTAAGGCTTTGGGGTTGCAGATTGGTGGAATATGTTGCTATCGGGGTCGGCTTTATTTTTGTGGAAGGGTGCTTTTCTTTGTAGCATTTGATGCTGCTGTTCAGAGTGGGGGGTGATAAAGAATAATGAGCAAGGTTTCATTGTTGCTTTCTCAGCTAAGATTGGTAATTGTTCTATTGCTCAAGCTGAATTGTGGGGCATCTATCATCGTTTGTTTCTTGCCTGTGAAAAGGGTTTCAGTCACATCCTGCTGGAATCTGACTATCTTCCTCCATTCAGACTTTTTCATTCTGGTTGCAGCCAATTGCAAACTTAGTATATTGAATTtcccaaaaattaataaaaaattataaacttgttgatttaaattcaaaaatttaaaattaaatatatttttagtctattATGTTTCACTGTTATTTCATTTTgacatattaaattttaaaagtttctttttgattctttttatttttgaagttttattttaataattttttttctaatttttgttaGTAATGTTAGTGGTTctattagattaaaaatttggaataattagtcttttatctttattttgtttcaaaaattataaatcattaaaaaGATCCACCTCCCCCTCTAATGCTAGTTATTGTAATTATGCTAATTATTTAGGTTTTAGTTATGCTAGTTATTGTAATgtagtttttattatgtaattatttagGTTTTAGTTATGTAACTTTTATTAATTCCAATGTCAGTAAAATATGTTGTGATAATTGTGTGAATTTAGTTATTttcatggttttaaataaaatttagataaatattagCAACACACTCTTTTAATCATATACTTtcttattggttgaaatttattgaaaatgaaaaaatttggtgttcttatattatatttaatgattctctctccttattgtttagtttttaataaattttaaccaattaaaaaGAATGTGTTTAAAAGAATATGCTAAAGAATATGTTCTTAACActcctttaaaattttaatttagttatgatttattattatttttttgtaatatcaaTCTAgtcattattttgttttcccaTAAATATTAGCCATTAGTCAAAGTAATTGTTGGTTAATTAAACTAGTGTTATTCAAATTAGTCTTACTCAAACTAGTTGTTATGTtgtaagtctttatatattgtttgttttgtaggaaGATTTTCACACATATCAATTATGCAAATAAGTACAAGTTTTCACAAAACTATAACTCTACGGTGTTACTTCATATGGACTCTAGTGATTTATCTTTTGAAGATAAACTCATCCAAGATTTAATAAATCATGACTACGAAGAACAATACATGAGATTGATGATGGAAAGACAATATCAATGTTACATGTGCAAACTTCACCTATCATGGTTCATCCAATGGGaacaaaagcaacaaagagaaaggcaaaaacaaaaggaaaaaaagaattttctaattttgatgATCTCACAACCATGGAAGAGATAATCAAATCAAAAGTTTTAGCATCAGAAGATTTGGCGCGTGTCAAGCATGGATGCAACAGATTAAGGGAAAAGGAGATCGGCTTACATATCCTCTTCAAGGATTGCTGATATGACGAATATACAACTACAACTTCATCAAAGCTCGTGTAACAGAAATAAAGTGAAATATGAACTTGAATAATTATGTTAGTTATcgtaatgtaatttttattaattatttaggctttaattatgtaatttttattaactcTAATgactttaaaaatatgttataataATTGTGTGACTTTAGTTAATTTTCTATCTCTTTCAGATTATATTTTTGATCTTAAATTCTaacttgaattttaatattttttttaaataattagctTAGTATATAATATCTTAGGCGGGTATTAAAttcacattttataatttataagaataatttttatattattttaaattttaatatattattagttatttaatttaacgTTTAATATAGTTatgtcaaaaatattttgtatatacacatattctataaaattgttattattaagaGTGTTGTCCTAGGTaggatttatataaaaaaaatatgaataatttagattttatgtgtaaaaattttcacttaattttgtaagaaaataCAATTCAAAATAGGTTAAATTTAAAGTGAACAATATGACAACCCATCTTTATGtttataaagacaaatattataacaatattgtgatttttaaaaaaaattaaaacattttctggATCAAACAAAGTTTTCATAAAGAAAAAAGCAAATACAAAATAAGCTATACCCCGAACCTAATCAACATCCAACATTCTTTGTCTATACTAAATCAATGAtggctttaaaaaaataagaagatattTGTTGGTTGTGTTTGCACAATGACTAGATCTATGATTATCTTAAAGACGACTTTACGATCAACACTTAGTATTTTCTCTCAATATGTTTAAAATGTTTTGAGACACAAAATTCTTTTATAGAAAGGATAATGAATATTTTCACacaaaatttgtttttcatatCATCAAAGCTTTTGGTATATAGGTCTTATCTCCAAGTGTTTGTTGTAAGACAACAAATAAAATTCTTCACTTGTTATTCGTATGGTTGTTGGaacatttattatttccttttttattagaGCAACAAAGCTCTTCTTTTGATAGCCATGGAGGAATTTTAGATCTTgatttcatttatcttttatagaGATCGAAAAATTCTAGGAGAAAGTTTTtggaaaacatatatattaaatataatcttaaatGTTATATAAGACTATGGTTATCATTTGAAACATTAGGCACAAATTTGCAAGACATGTTATAagatttagtttttaatcttGTATTTGTTTACATCTAATCAAGATACAAATGCATTTTAACTTAACAATATTattgaattcattttttctctattgttccaaagaatgaaaaaaagagataaatttatcttaaaaatatataagttaagCTAGTAACATTTCCTATTACATGCATATACTTAGTGAAAAATATTGATTGAgtgatttttattagaaaattatctcttttttttttcaaggcaaaaatgaatattttatattttatttgattttaattcaattaggatTGTTCTCATTTTAAATTAGCATAACCGAATTACCAAAAAATTAGCTTAACCAAACCAAATATATGAAACAACAtgaatgttttaattgattgcatttaacatgaaaaatatgtaatcatgatttattaccatgaattattaaaaaatatattaccataattataatcatgatttatgattttgaataaaagaaatcaattttaattaattatatttaatgtgaAGAGAAAGAATATGAGTTTTTTTCATGCTTTACGTAAATATTAAAttcacattttataattttaagggtgatttctttatattatttgaatttaaaactcataaattataaataaatatataatatataatattccataaatatataaataaattaatattgatttaaATTGTGTACACAATTCCTATATCTActgtataaaatttgaaaaaataaaataaatataatctgAATATTCAATTTATAGGGATGCAGGtgtcatcaataaaataaaaccttCTTGCCTCACGAACTCAGACTCGCCTCTTGCCCTCACCGGCGCGGCCACCAAACGGTGCAACGCCACCAGCGTTTATTCACAGATCACACGGCGGCGACGACCTCCCTTACCAGCGCTTTGTCTCGAAAACGCGCATCTTTGACTCACTTCCTCACAGGCACGGATCGCGCTGCGCCCTCCCTCACCGACGTCAACGTGACCGGCTTCTGGTGGCACATAGCGCACTGCACTCGCACAAAGCCAACACTTCCTTTGAACTCACGCGTTCCTGGTGGTGTGCTTACTGCCTGCTTTCCTTTTCTCAGTTTTTGTACCATGCTTTCTCACTATTTCTTATTTCTGTTTGTTAATACTTATTTCCTtattaaaaatttcttattgCAAATATGCAATTACTTGATTATGAACTAGTTGATGTTGATGACTATGGTATGTGCTTGATTCGAGCCTTCGAGGGTTGTTGTTCGTGAATTCAATTACTTGTTTCGATGCTTATTTCTGTCTTGTTGATGGCATTTTCTTAATAGCGTCGTACCTGCAAGAAATCTTCCAagcaattttttgtttgtttatttcctTATTGCAAAATGGTGACTGCGAGTAGAATTTCATGCTAAAAGGAAATTTCTGAatcattgattattttttgaaattttttaagatatggtgtgattattttttaataacattttaagtataaaatttaacatattatatGTTGTTTAATTTAGACCGGTCATGCGAGTGAACTAGAGACTCATAGGTTCGACCCGAAATCCAGTGACTCAGTAGTCAGTACCCGACCGAGTCAATGATATTGAGCGAGCTTCATTTGAAGCATCCGTCTAAGGAGAGTTGCTCCATTGGAGTTgctcttagaatttaaaaaaataaaggtgtcTCATTTGATTCTTAGAAGCTGGCCTCTAAAATGTCCATTAGCCACTAACTGGACCTTAACACAACTTCAAGCTTAGACAGTTTCGTGAGTTCATTTTTCACACTTTACACTTGACCCAATTCCTGAATTAGCAGAATCAGTGAGTACATGCATTTTACTGTGAAAAATTGCGTTATCTTCCTTTTAATGATTCTATTATGTGAGGTTTATTGCAGGAGACCCAAAAGTTCGAAACTGAACATTTTCACAAGCTTTCGGAGGGCGTTGATGAGTTCGGTAGCTATTTTGCTTTCAGGTGAATGTTGTTTTCCTATTCAAAAATTTAACTTTATGACAAAACATTTGTGGGTGTCATTTCGTTCTTGTTTTCTTCGAATGTTTCATCAGTTATCTTGGGgtataaaaatcaaagaagaagaaCTCATTGGAATGGTTGAGATCAATTGCTAGTGTTCAGATGAGTTCAAATAATGGGATGGTTCACTTAGTCAAGATTGAGGTTTGTTGATTGTACTTGACTGCTAGGTGTTGGGCAAAATGATTGAACCAatatatgaatttattaaaGTATAACAAGAAAGTTCTTCAATTACATGATAGGAGTAGGACATTTTCTGCTACTTTGTATGTTTGTTTTTGTCCATTCTAGCTATCACTTATATCTCTGTGTCGCATACCCAAATTCTCTCCTCTCATCTCTCTCCAACACCTGCACTCGGAGAAGATCCAAATCCAGCTAACTAggtcttataataataataaaaaaaaaaaaaaaaactttgtaccCCATTGTctagaggctcttcgctatgcgaaggtatgggggagggatgttgtataATAATCATGTAAAAAGTACCGATACTGAAAAGTTAGTTAAGTGCTAATTCTAAAGTCACAGAATGAGTACCTAAATCTTAAACTTTAAGACAAATCAGCAAATATTCTTTCTTCCTATTACcatatttatctttttgtttttctcaccTTGTCTTAGCTAACAGTGCAATGTTCTTCTCCTATTTTTCAATAATCTAAAAGCAAATTCTTCTtcagtcattttttattattttattattgtcatAAAAGATAATCTGCTGAGTAACATAATTCattatgatttaataaatttttagaaCATAAATAATAGGACttctctataaaaaattatagtttacataaatgccaatttttattataaattcataaaagtTCTTTGTGACATGTAAAACTGACTATTAACATTTGTAATCTAGGatctttaaaaacataaatttgacttttgtgtaaattttttaatgaaatttgacacttatatttttagaattaattttaacttttatagtcAGCCTCCTCTATCTTCTAGGTTTGGCTCAGTCCCTGGATGTGGTTCTCACGTTGGATCCACGCCACACAATACCACGTTATATTGATTACATCCAGACGAATAAGAAATGGGAGAAGGCATGGTGTTAGCGGCTGACTGACCGCAGATACTCACTCAGTATCAAACTACTGAATCAGTTAGTCTTAGTCAGGTCATGATTTAAAATATTACGTTGGGCTTGGATGAAATCAAGCCCACATCATCTCCCATGTAATAAGCAAGGGATTGGGAAAAGGTATGTCGGTGTGTTGCCCATAAGttatttgattaaatgtcaaCTTTAGTTTTGCTATTCATCTCTGAAATATTTCAACCATCTATCTCTTTGCCCTGTGATTTTCATTCACGGATGAACGTTCCATGATTTTGGTACTGTGAATCATATACAGAAACAAGGAATATAAAATTGTACAGGTCTtatttattcaatgagattgtgGTGTGGGTGTAGCCAATAAAAAACTTGGGGTTTATTTTCTCCACTATTTTCATTAGTTTGACGAATCTTGAATTATCCCTGTTTAGATTaatgttctttttcttgtttttttaatgatgcaaagttaattttgatctttttttacAACTTGCTGGTACAGAGTTCTCAGGTGCAAATTAGGGTTCTTAACCATGAGTATTGATTATTTCAAGCAGGACATTGATGAACTTATCGGTGAATTCACCCAGGTATCAATAAGTAATAACATCTAGACAGTGATTTTCctcattctgtttttttttaaaaaaaaaaatcaaggagCTTGCTTCCCATTGTTTGGATGTTAACAAACCACATTTCCTGTTCAATTTTGGTGAGTGACAGGATGAGTCAACAACTTTGGCTGAGATAAAAAGAGTATGGCTTTCTAGGAAGTTCTCCTACATTTATGAAGCTCGTCCTTCTGCCAACCTGGCCTTCTTTATGCAATCACTGTATGCTCATTGTATAGGTAGTGTAAAGTTCATAATATATTTGTGAAAATTTAACAGTATCTGATGATTATGTGATATGCCATTTAGGCATGGAAGTTTTACTTTAgcctttgtatttttatttcagtGTAGTAACTCCTTTATGTTCCTATGCAGGTTACATGGTTGGTACCGCAACTTTATCTCACAGATTAGGTGGCCTTTACTGCCTCTACTGTCTTTATGAGACTCAACCATTTAATCCTTCTTTTAAGGTCTATCTATCCCTTGGTATGACAATTTTCCACTTGAAAAAACAACTATGTTTGATTATACAATTATTGGATAATTTTTGTATTGTCACACTTCAATTTAGCCTTTTAATCGTATGCCTGTATCTTTCTGTTTGAGCATGTGCTTTCATAGGGCTCACCtcactaattttttattcattacttGCAACACAAGTCTGCTTTCATGTGTTTAATCTACTTTTTATAGTTAGGGTGGTAGAATGTCGTACACATGCTTTTTTCTCTTGCATCTCCTTCTCCAAAGGAAAACATCCTGCATCATACTGAACCTAGCCATTCCAATTTAGAGCATTCATGCCTCAACAATGTTATGCTTTAGTGATGTACACATTTCTTTTAACATGTTTACTTTTGTTTGGCAAAGATGTGTTTGGCATGTGCTGATGCTTCCTGATGTGGGTGTATGgtgaaatgaaattatatattggTCAAACGTCTTCTCTTTCTTAATATGTTGTGCAGTGTCACTATTGGACTTGGACCATGCTTCGTAGTGTCAGTAGAGTGGTTATTACtgaaaattactttatttttattttgtcatgtGTTATCCCAGATTTGATGCTTCATATTTGTCCAAATGTTGATTGACATGAAAAACCTAAATTTATGTGTTTGTACAGGAGAATTAAAGAAACTTAGAATCCTTGTTGCTGATGCAAAAGCAAATGATATTAAAGTAGCACTTGCTTTAGTAAAAAGAATGCTTGAAAGAAACACATTCCTTTTTGGCTCTGTTGACTTGATGGAAGGTTGTGTCACAGAGACAGTAAATGAACTCCAACAATTACAGAATGCCCGTATTCAAGTTGCATATGAAAAGTAAACCACCACATTACACTTATATCCAAGATCCTTCTTTCCTATTCATGTTACCATGATAATGTAATTAGCCTAACAACTTATTGTTTTCGTCTGTTCAATGTGGATGACAGGTTATTTGATAGCACTTCAATTGACAACTACATCCAGATGGACCTTGTAAGCATCTCAATGCTCTGTgactaaaaaaatgattgatttattttttaattatactgATTTACTGTCAGAATTCTTAATGATAAGTTTGTGTGAAACTTATAGTAAGTTATTAATCTTAATCGTTGACAAGGTCTCTGATGGTATTATACAACACGAGTTGTGTAATTCTGAACCAACTAATGGCTCCAAACCAACTGATGTAATTATGATCAAACCAACTAATGGCTCCAAAAGAAAATCTTACCTGTTACTCAAGGGCTTCCTCACCTTTATTCCTACAGCACAATGTGATTATATTCAGGGGTAGTTGGGCAGGAAGATGATGTAATTATGATCAAAATTTGTGAACAAGACTTGTTCAAAATGCCACTCAATCCTTGCTTTCATCTGGGTCTGGGTAGATTTTGATCTATATTTTTTCAGAAACTAATGAATCTGTTGTGagatgatgcatttcaagcaatCTCCTACTATAGATTCTATTTTCAATAGTTTGTGATTTCGTTTCATTTAACTTCCTTTCTTCTTTCCACATGCCAGGGCTTGGAAGTTGACCTTGATTTGCTGAAGAAAAAGTCATCTGGATATGCCACGGCCAAGAATGTGGCTATTCAAGGTATTTATTCCTTTCCTATTCTACATCACAAGggagttaaaatatttttctatttttaaagtgGTTGCTGGTGTTGAAGGCaagttttttttccccttttttctgTCATCCTAAAAGGCCAATGCAGGCTAGAACATACGTTTATCCTgagttttttcttctccttttcttattttgatctTATCCATGGGAAGCTGCTTTATGTTAGTAGTTGTCAATTCTTGCTAGTCATATCTCTACAGATCAATGTTTTTCTCGATTTGTTTAGTCCCAAACTAAAGTTGATTTTTATGACTTTTATAACTAGAAAGAAGTTGTCTTCCTGTTGTAATTGCGGGAATGCATATTTTGaccatgtctttttttttttgaagaatgaCTCAACTTATATCGACTTCATATCTAATTCggtttgtcttcttttttccttaaagAGGCGAGCAATATTTTAGACGTTGAAAACATAAAGCACTTACAAAAAGATAAGGAACTGATAGGAGATGTTGTGGAGAAGGTTGCTAACGACTGGCACGTTCAGAAACAAACATTTTATAAACAAACAGGATTAGGGGACGATGCATATGAGAAGGAACTGGAGCAATTACTTCTAGAGCAGCATCCACATGATGGAAACTCTTAACCAAGATTGAAGATGGACATCTGGGTCGTCGTGGTTACTTTTGCATGGGGAATTCATAATTAATATCCCTGTTTAGATAGTAGGAGGAAATGTGTTCCTTTTCCAGTTATTGCTGCTTTAAACAagacaatgaaacaaaaaaaaaatgataaaatgtatTATGCTTCATTTTATTCaacatttctatttttcttctatgTTTATGACCACATATTTCCTTTTCATCCGCAcactttttcaaataatttcacaaaaaaacacttccaTACTGTCCAAACAgtagcaatatttttttatttgatttgatttattattaaattaaatatatcaacATTGCCTTTAGCCAGAGTTGTGCAAAATATGATCCTTCGAGTAAACTAGTATATGCGTTGGCATTGGTTTCGGCATAATGACCTTTTAAAAAGTGCACGTTATAGGCAAACACACGTAAAAGGTCAATTGATAGCATCTATGAAGAGGCAGAAAACCACGTTAAATGCTGGTAATAAAGTGGTGGTAAGAAAATTTTGCTACATTATAAATCatgtgtaaaatataaaaatactctGCAAACGCAAAGCAAAATTCAATCTCGAGAAGAGGTGTATTGAATTACGGCTCGCTACAACTTTGAATATCATTAAGTAGACGGACTTGGATCAAATCTCTTTTGCTGTATGTTAAATACATTGTATTGCAACTAatcaataatattaacatttgtGTTAATGTATGAGGCTGGGCAGCCATTCATGATTGCGCCACCGAATAGTCTGCAATGAGCACTGGCAGTAGCTAGAATATAAGGATCTGCATCCGGTGTGttggtttttctgttttgaacCCCTCAAATGGACGTTGAAGGCAAAGTTAGAAACCCTTACTTATCACAAAACATTACTTTAGAACGTGTGCCAACTGAATGCCACGTGTACACAAACATGATCTAAACCCAAATAAAGTTTGAATGCCTGCTAAAATACACCTTCTctcttcttattattttattttttaaataatgagaatactttttgtttaataatttattaataattcttatatataatcCTACCATTTTTACAACACATCACACAACAATATCCTCCCAAAAGTAAACTTTGTTCTAAACTCTCATA of the Glycine max cultivar Williams 82 chromosome 13, Glycine_max_v4.0, whole genome shotgun sequence genome contains:
- the LOC100811149 gene encoding uncharacterized protein isoform X1, yielding MKSSPHHLPCNKQGIGKRVLRCKLGFLTMSIDYFKQDIDELIGEFTQDESTTLAEIKRVWLSRKFSYIYEARPSANLAFFMQSLYAHCIGYMVGTATLSHRLGGLYCLYCLYETQPFNPSFKVYLSLGELKKLRILVADAKANDIKVALALVKRMLERNTFLFGSVDLMEGCVTETVNELQQLQNARIQVAYEKLFDSTSIDNYIQMDLGLEVDLDLLKKKSSGYATAKNVAIQEASNILDVENIKHLQKDKELIGDVVEKVANDWHVQKQTFYKQTGLGDDAYEKELEQLLLEQHPHDGNS
- the LOC100811149 gene encoding uncharacterized protein isoform X2, which produces MSIDYFKQDIDELIGEFTQDESTTLAEIKRVWLSRKFSYIYEARPSANLAFFMQSLYAHCIGYMVGTATLSHRLGGLYCLYCLYETQPFNPSFKVYLSLGELKKLRILVADAKANDIKVALALVKRMLERNTFLFGSVDLMEGCVTETVNELQQLQNARIQVAYEKLFDSTSIDNYIQMDLGLEVDLDLLKKKSSGYATAKNVAIQEASNILDVENIKHLQKDKELIGDVVEKVANDWHVQKQTFYKQTGLGDDAYEKELEQLLLEQHPHDGNS